The Nitrospira sp. genome window below encodes:
- a CDS encoding DEAD/DEAH box helicase — MDTSAQRNFHALGLSEALLRDLAEAGFVSPTPIQEQAIPSALAGRDVIGCAQTGTGKTAAFVIPIVERLSSLPKGQPKALILAPTRELALQTLTTIEKLGRSRGISATVIVGGADMQAQVRGLRQRPDILVATPGRLLDHMWNGTILLSSMKILVLDEADRMLDMGFAPQINQILDALPEERQTLLFSATLPSDLARLVQASVRNPVRVMVAPSATTADGVTQAIHYTSHTDKSDLLLSLLGADKDTALVFTRTKHRADRLGRMLGRAGHRVAILHGGRSLSQRRAALEGFKRGAFRVLVATDIAARGIDVANIGHVINFDLPNCPEDYVHRIGRTARMKTTGRATSFVTGEDRSQLRDIERLLGHAVPLAPGSGAPPSAVNEGARQVRRHDYPSTNHVKSAGRYRRPMSRGARGESSIPNPSSIRHS, encoded by the coding sequence GTGGATACGTCTGCTCAACGCAATTTTCACGCTCTTGGTTTGTCCGAGGCTCTTTTACGCGACCTAGCAGAAGCTGGGTTTGTCTCTCCAACTCCCATTCAAGAACAAGCCATTCCTTCGGCCTTAGCAGGACGAGATGTGATTGGCTGCGCTCAGACTGGCACCGGTAAAACGGCGGCGTTTGTCATTCCGATTGTCGAACGCCTGTCTTCCCTCCCGAAGGGGCAGCCAAAAGCGCTGATCCTCGCGCCGACGCGCGAACTCGCCTTGCAGACGCTGACCACGATTGAGAAGCTCGGGCGGAGTCGAGGCATCTCCGCCACCGTCATTGTGGGAGGAGCGGACATGCAAGCGCAGGTGCGAGGTTTGCGGCAGCGACCGGACATCTTAGTGGCGACGCCTGGTCGACTTCTTGATCACATGTGGAACGGTACGATTTTGTTGTCGTCCATGAAGATATTGGTATTGGATGAAGCGGATCGGATGTTGGATATGGGCTTTGCCCCGCAAATCAATCAGATTCTTGATGCCTTGCCTGAGGAGCGACAGACCTTACTCTTTTCGGCCACATTGCCGTCGGATCTTGCCCGCTTGGTTCAAGCCAGCGTCAGGAATCCCGTGCGTGTCATGGTTGCCCCCTCGGCGACGACGGCGGATGGAGTGACTCAAGCCATACATTATACATCCCACACCGATAAGTCTGATCTTTTGTTGTCCCTCCTAGGGGCCGATAAGGATACGGCCTTGGTGTTCACCAGGACGAAGCATCGGGCGGATCGGTTGGGTCGCATGTTGGGTCGTGCAGGCCATCGAGTGGCGATCTTGCATGGGGGCCGAAGTCTGTCACAGCGGCGTGCGGCGCTCGAGGGGTTTAAACGTGGAGCATTTCGGGTGCTGGTTGCGACGGATATCGCTGCTCGAGGGATTGATGTCGCAAACATCGGCCACGTAATCAATTTTGATTTGCCCAATTGTCCGGAGGATTATGTGCACCGTATCGGGCGGACGGCGAGGATGAAGACAACCGGGCGCGCAACAAGCTTTGTAACAGGTGAGGATCGGTCCCAACTTCGAGACATCGAGCGGCTGTTAGGGCATGCTGTTCCGCTTGCCCCTGGGAGTGGGGCGCCGCCATCTGCTGTGAATGAGGGAGCCAGACAAGTCCGTCGACATGATTATCCATCCACCAATCATGTGAAGAGTGCAGGACGTTACCGTCGTCCGATGTCGAGAGGCGCTCGTGGTGAATCTTCAATTCCCAATCCTTCCTCGATAAGACATTCGTAA
- a CDS encoding transposase codes for MLSRLLGLPRFPFPDTVRRCFGRFTDRHTTDVSEALMRLSLPRLRPTLLGHTLDLDSPVFCRDGTHEGSRIGHNPIKHGRPSHHPLVAWLSERRRLLWATLRAGNAGTANGVREFLAHALTLLPTGHRIGLVRADAGFFVTALETRDLPYIIVARLTPLVQKLGIHRIPEADWQPVTRGIAVVAVMATLPAWRGQTRRFVCLRQTLTERPTASGRRLIERPGYTYRVFVTTVPFAAELVTRMYAGRADCENRIKELKEDLSLDTFCLQSFDATDAAFRTGCVLYNLLMGVRETVLPSCWFERRLRAVRDLVFLVGADLIPHARRLRVRFAVPPEERAEFLERLRTLSAGLPIAAQLEWELSEADDVDQASTRAPNAVGPTGRPVLQRTGASP; via the coding sequence TTGCTGTCCCGGCTGCTGGGGCTGCCGCGGTTTCCCTTCCCCGATACGGTACGGCGGTGCTTCGGGCGGTTCACCGATCGCCACACGACCGACGTGTCGGAGGCCCTGATGAGATTGTCGTTGCCGCGCCTGCGGCCGACGCTGCTGGGCCATACGCTCGATCTGGATTCCCCCGTGTTCTGTCGCGATGGTACACACGAGGGGAGTCGCATCGGACATAATCCGATCAAACATGGGCGGCCTTCCCATCACCCGTTGGTGGCGTGGTTGAGTGAACGGCGGCGGCTCTTGTGGGCGACCTTGCGGGCGGGAAATGCGGGGACGGCTAACGGCGTGCGAGAATTTCTCGCGCACGCACTGACCCTGTTGCCGACGGGGCATCGAATCGGACTGGTGCGGGCGGATGCCGGCTTTTTTGTGACCGCGTTGGAAACCCGCGACTTGCCCTATATCATTGTGGCCCGGCTGACTCCGCTGGTGCAGAAGCTGGGTATCCACCGCATTCCCGAAGCGGACTGGCAGCCCGTCACGCGAGGGATTGCGGTCGTAGCCGTGATGGCGACACTCCCGGCCTGGCGGGGCCAGACTCGCCGGTTTGTCTGTCTGCGTCAGACCTTGACGGAGCGGCCCACGGCCAGCGGACGGCGGTTGATCGAGCGTCCCGGCTACACCTACCGCGTCTTCGTCACCACCGTGCCCTTTGCTGCGGAACTGGTCACCCGGATGTATGCTGGCCGGGCCGACTGTGAGAACCGCATCAAGGAACTCAAGGAGGACCTGAGTCTTGATACGTTCTGCCTCCAGTCCTTCGATGCGACCGATGCGGCCTTCCGGACCGGCTGTGTGCTCTACAATCTGTTGATGGGGGTTCGGGAGACGGTCTTGCCCTCGTGCTGGTTTGAGCGGCGGCTGCGGGCCGTGCGGGATCTGGTGTTCCTGGTCGGAGCCGATCTGATTCCCCACGCTCGACGACTGCGGGTCCGATTCGCCGTGCCTCCAGAGGAGCGGGCCGAGTTTCTCGAACGGCTCCGGACCCTGTCGGCGGGGTTGCCGATTGCGGCGCAGTTGGAGTGGGAGCTGAGCGAGGCTGATGACGTGGATCAGGCTTCCACTCGCGCCCCGAATGCTGTCGGGCCCACCGGTAGGCCGGTGCTCCAGAGGACCGGGGCGTCACCCTAA
- a CDS encoding PilZ domain-containing protein, with product MQLVPQQKLAQNKARQYSRVRIPMPFSCSLSSQTTRGWFRKPVHDVGLVYDLSLHGACVSTDAAIKPGDQVSLVLRLNKSTPPVEVAIATVCWTNYQFHGLAFSPLSEASLKRLAEYMSLSGLMKE from the coding sequence ATGCAGCTGGTTCCTCAGCAGAAGCTGGCGCAAAACAAAGCTCGGCAGTATTCCAGGGTTCGTATCCCAATGCCGTTCAGCTGCTCTCTATCTTCTCAAACAACACGAGGGTGGTTCCGGAAGCCGGTCCATGACGTTGGCTTGGTGTATGACCTATCGCTGCACGGCGCCTGCGTGAGTACCGATGCAGCCATCAAACCAGGTGATCAGGTTTCTCTCGTGCTTCGATTGAATAAGAGTACCCCTCCGGTTGAGGTGGCGATCGCCACCGTGTGTTGGACAAACTATCAATTCCATGGACTAGCGTTCAGTCCGCTTTCTGAAGCATCTTTGAAGCGATTGGCAGAGTACATGAGTCTCTCTGGTTTAATGAAGGAGTAG
- a CDS encoding DUF2059 domain-containing protein, translating into MPMFMPTSRVKTSCAALIMWCVCVPLVSGVIPEGAVAFENAKAVKVEKLLTLIRVAELESEYDALTQKYVSDYEQQIRKAIVNAYPDLKGEKKMQIETLLEVFLKDMRKSIGQAETLHDHLKQAYSRNFGEDELDRLIAHYSSPLGEKDAGMKKSAAIEYNKMWTTQFMNQYKARVEKFFQVIALVVRGKGKQGA; encoded by the coding sequence ATGCCGATGTTCATGCCGACATCTCGTGTGAAAACTTCCTGCGCTGCCCTGATCATGTGGTGTGTCTGTGTGCCGCTCGTGTCTGGTGTGATCCCCGAAGGAGCGGTTGCCTTTGAGAATGCCAAGGCCGTGAAGGTCGAGAAGCTTCTCACTCTCATTCGAGTGGCGGAGCTGGAATCAGAGTATGACGCACTTACTCAGAAATATGTGAGCGACTACGAGCAACAAATACGAAAAGCCATTGTGAACGCGTATCCTGATCTGAAGGGTGAAAAAAAGATGCAAATTGAGACCCTCCTGGAAGTCTTCTTGAAGGATATGAGAAAGTCGATCGGACAAGCCGAGACGCTCCATGACCATTTAAAGCAGGCGTACTCGAGAAATTTTGGAGAAGACGAACTGGACCGCCTCATTGCGCACTATTCTTCTCCGCTTGGCGAAAAAGATGCAGGTATGAAGAAAAGCGCCGCCATCGAATACAATAAAATGTGGACGACTCAATTCATGAATCAATACAAGGCCCGAGTCGAAAAGTTTTTTCAGGTGATTGCTCTAGTTGTGAGAGGCAAAGGGAAGCAGGGGGCCTAG
- a CDS encoding NFACT family protein, which produces MLNVSDLEQVLQEVSPILRGAWIQKIHQPTARMLVFDVRVPRHTHRLLISCELNSARLHFTTYSQVNPPTPPPFCQFLRAHLQGARIDDIQQISRDRIVELQLTSKEGARTIVCELTGKKANLLILDAERRVLRDLLRQQSLVGQPYSVPVQREPRTDTPPTRFTGGADSAFPISAEIDAYYRVEEARRELVQSRELQLRRLTKALKKELRLIEAWKGDLSKASAYHAHARYGELIKANLHLILKGTDQITVTDYFDDRLLDISIPLDPTKSARGNMDDYFRKHRKYLAAERELKPRIERAEKQVTQLREELKEVERESWRPIDRFTSPLVSTPITPSTAKTGQSATDRRGPYRRFTSTDGLPIFVGRNARENDALTFGLAKSDDLWLHARGTPGSHVVVRLGKGAEPPVETLRDAATLALLYSDLKKSGKGEVIYTRRKWVKKAKGQAPGAVIVTQEKSLYINLDKIRLEALKSRRNAE; this is translated from the coding sequence ATGCTGAACGTTTCTGATCTTGAGCAGGTGCTTCAAGAGGTCTCGCCTATATTACGTGGCGCATGGATTCAGAAAATTCATCAGCCGACAGCTCGCATGCTCGTGTTCGACGTTCGAGTCCCTCGGCACACGCACCGATTATTGATTTCCTGCGAACTGAATTCTGCTCGTCTTCATTTCACCACCTATTCTCAAGTCAACCCGCCAACGCCTCCACCGTTCTGTCAATTTCTCCGAGCCCATCTCCAAGGAGCGAGGATCGACGACATTCAGCAGATCTCACGTGACCGCATCGTTGAACTTCAGCTCACCAGCAAGGAAGGAGCCCGGACCATCGTGTGCGAGTTGACCGGCAAGAAGGCCAATCTGCTCATCCTTGATGCTGAGCGTCGAGTGCTAAGGGACCTACTCCGCCAACAGTCCCTCGTTGGACAGCCCTATTCCGTACCAGTTCAACGCGAGCCCAGAACGGACACCCCACCCACTCGATTCACCGGAGGTGCGGACTCTGCATTTCCGATTTCCGCAGAAATCGATGCCTACTATCGAGTAGAAGAAGCAAGACGAGAACTCGTTCAGTCGAGAGAATTACAGCTGCGACGTCTCACGAAGGCACTCAAGAAGGAACTGCGATTGATCGAGGCCTGGAAAGGAGATCTGTCGAAGGCTTCGGCCTATCATGCCCACGCTCGATATGGAGAGCTGATCAAAGCCAACCTCCATTTGATCTTGAAAGGGACTGATCAGATTACTGTCACAGATTACTTTGACGACAGATTGCTCGATATCAGCATTCCGCTCGATCCCACGAAATCGGCTCGGGGCAATATGGATGACTACTTTCGGAAACATCGAAAATATCTCGCTGCTGAACGTGAGCTCAAGCCACGTATAGAGCGAGCGGAGAAACAGGTGACTCAGTTACGCGAGGAGCTGAAGGAAGTAGAACGAGAATCCTGGAGACCTATCGATCGGTTTACCTCCCCTCTGGTATCCACCCCGATCACTCCATCAACCGCGAAAACAGGTCAATCGGCCACTGATCGGAGAGGCCCCTATCGACGGTTTACCTCCACAGACGGATTGCCGATCTTCGTCGGGCGTAATGCCCGCGAGAATGATGCGCTGACGTTCGGCTTAGCCAAGAGTGACGACCTCTGGCTCCATGCCCGAGGCACACCCGGTTCGCATGTCGTCGTGAGGCTGGGGAAAGGGGCTGAACCGCCGGTCGAAACTCTTCGTGATGCCGCGACGCTGGCGTTGCTGTATAGCGACTTAAAGAAAAGCGGCAAAGGCGAGGTAATCTACACCCGCCGCAAGTGGGTCAAGAAGGCCAAAGGGCAAGCTCCCGGTGCCGTGATCGTCACCCAAGAGAAATCACTGTACATCAATCTCGACAAAATCAGGCTTGAAGCACTCAAGAGTCGAAGGAACGCGGAGTAA
- a CDS encoding APC family permease, whose protein sequence is MILKRWLVGDPLKTAQAADQRLSKTLALAIFSSNNISSVAYATEEILLVLVLAGTAAIAWSIPVSLAILFLVLVLTISYRQIIYEYPEGGGAYTVAKANLGELPSLVAAGALMISYVVTVAVSIAAGIAALTSAVPSLFVHREALGLVTILFIVIMNLRGVRESGQFFSIPTYFAIGGLSMLVVIGVARSLYDSTPVPLVSTSVEVSGGVETLTLFLILRAFAVGCSAVTGMEVISNGVKAFRPPESKNAATTMIWMSVILGSLFMGVSWLAYYHGIVPKADETVVSQLARLTFGTGVIYYGVQIGTMILLILAANSAFAGFPHLASILARDGFMPHQMASFGDRLVFSNGILILGLFACVLLVAFEGDTHALIPLYAIGVFVSFTISQSGMVRSWLKRKGDHWRKKLLVNGVGAFTTGVATLIIGTTKFWDGSWIVLVLVTLLIMMFRGIRSHYKAVKEQITLTRDSRPPRPRHNLILIPISGVNRSVVRAVDYARSRGGDIKALLVDVNNEETALAEIQWAQWGCGVPLIVLPSPYRSILGSIMEFIEEQRQKDPDCWITVVLPEILPARWWQNILHNQRAFMLKASLLFKDRVVLTDVPFHLTK, encoded by the coding sequence ATGATCTTGAAACGCTGGCTCGTCGGCGATCCGCTGAAGACTGCCCAGGCAGCAGATCAGCGGTTGTCCAAAACACTTGCACTCGCTATTTTCTCCTCAAATAACATTTCTTCAGTCGCCTATGCCACGGAAGAAATCCTGTTGGTGCTTGTCTTGGCCGGAACTGCGGCCATTGCATGGTCGATCCCTGTCAGTCTCGCGATCCTTTTCCTCGTTCTGGTTCTTACGATCTCCTACCGCCAGATCATTTATGAATATCCTGAGGGCGGTGGAGCCTATACCGTTGCCAAAGCAAACTTAGGAGAACTCCCATCTCTGGTTGCCGCCGGCGCATTAATGATCAGTTATGTCGTCACCGTAGCCGTCAGCATTGCGGCCGGCATTGCTGCACTGACGTCTGCCGTTCCAAGCTTGTTTGTACATCGAGAAGCGTTGGGGCTTGTGACCATCCTGTTCATTGTCATCATGAACTTGCGCGGCGTCCGCGAGTCAGGTCAATTTTTTTCGATCCCCACCTACTTCGCCATCGGAGGGTTGAGCATGCTGGTAGTCATCGGCGTCGCTCGGTCTCTGTACGACTCCACGCCGGTTCCACTCGTCAGCACCTCCGTAGAAGTCAGCGGAGGAGTGGAAACCCTGACGCTCTTTCTGATCCTTCGCGCGTTTGCCGTAGGTTGTTCGGCTGTTACCGGCATGGAAGTGATCTCTAACGGTGTCAAGGCCTTCCGTCCTCCGGAATCGAAGAATGCCGCCACTACCATGATCTGGATGTCCGTCATTCTCGGGTCGCTGTTCATGGGAGTCAGCTGGCTGGCTTACTATCACGGCATCGTACCGAAAGCCGATGAAACCGTCGTGTCCCAGTTGGCTCGCCTCACCTTCGGCACCGGCGTCATCTATTATGGGGTCCAGATCGGCACGATGATACTGTTGATCCTTGCCGCGAATAGCGCCTTCGCGGGGTTCCCACACTTAGCATCGATTCTCGCACGAGATGGATTCATGCCTCACCAAATGGCGAGTTTCGGCGATCGCTTAGTCTTTTCAAATGGGATCCTCATCCTTGGACTATTCGCATGCGTACTTCTGGTGGCATTTGAGGGTGACACCCACGCCTTAATTCCCTTGTATGCCATCGGGGTGTTCGTCTCATTTACCATCTCTCAATCCGGAATGGTCCGCAGTTGGCTCAAGCGAAAGGGAGACCATTGGCGGAAGAAACTGTTGGTCAATGGCGTGGGAGCCTTTACAACCGGCGTTGCCACCCTCATCATCGGAACCACGAAATTCTGGGACGGGTCCTGGATCGTGTTGGTCCTTGTGACCCTCCTGATCATGATGTTTCGTGGGATTCGATCTCATTACAAGGCCGTCAAGGAGCAGATCACACTCACTCGCGATTCCCGTCCACCCCGTCCCAGACACAACCTGATCCTAATTCCAATCAGCGGAGTCAATCGATCGGTGGTCCGAGCGGTTGACTATGCACGCAGTCGGGGGGGCGATATTAAAGCTCTGTTGGTCGATGTCAACAACGAGGAAACTGCGCTCGCGGAAATACAGTGGGCGCAGTGGGGATGCGGCGTTCCGCTGATCGTTTTGCCCTCCCCCTACCGCTCCATCCTGGGATCAATCATGGAATTCATCGAAGAACAACGACAAAAAGACCCAGATTGTTGGATCACCGTAGTGCTTCCTGAGATTCTCCCTGCCCGTTGGTGGCAAAATATTCTGCACAACCAACGGGCCTTCATGCTGAAAGCCTCTCTACTTTTTAAGGATCGTGTCGTTCTAACCGACGTCCCCTTCCACCTGACGAAATGA
- a CDS encoding PilZ domain-containing protein, whose translation MDDQNCKSLGAQGMPQLRKYPRVRVSAPFPCALARVGLVKRGAVEQGVGIIYDLSTKGVRVMTEAVITPGDRIAMQLRLPDQAASMVIETATVRWGKEQTYGVEFEGLSQNDNKHILAFMTHQSKSGPRVAA comes from the coding sequence ATGGATGATCAAAACTGTAAATCTCTTGGTGCCCAGGGCATGCCGCAATTGCGGAAATATCCTCGCGTGCGGGTATCTGCTCCGTTCCCCTGTGCGCTGGCACGAGTGGGCTTGGTCAAAAGAGGAGCAGTTGAGCAGGGGGTGGGTATTATCTACGACCTCTCCACCAAAGGCGTTCGCGTCATGACTGAAGCCGTGATCACACCTGGAGACCGAATCGCGATGCAGTTACGATTACCTGATCAGGCCGCATCAATGGTCATCGAAACTGCCACCGTCAGGTGGGGAAAAGAGCAAACGTATGGAGTGGAGTTTGAGGGGCTCTCCCAGAACGATAACAAACACATCCTGGCCTTCATGACCCACCAGTCCAAGTCCGGACCAAGAGTCGCGGCCTGA
- a CDS encoding GspE/PulE family protein, which produces MQAKPITPNVQELQQKVEHAEHVKRITTQIHAANNLDQILLDLHKDILSLFDAEDLTLFAFDTDKKEIFSKVPHIDGVEEVRIPITEQSLPGFCAKYLRPVNIADAYNMAELKATHPALVHDTSYDKRTGFKTKQVLTYPIVADNKYLMGVLQLLNKKSGSRFTRKDEEAVDEIAKALGIAFFNLRKISKKTPTKFDLLVSNSRITQNELDQAIADSRKGMNDLESILIEKYKVPKIDIGKSLAQFYKCPYIEYSERTIVDVELLKNLNIDYLKKNHWMPLKRDRTAIEILTDDPGDLDRVQDIKRTFPGLNIRFAVSLRRDISQFLGSATGQGGDGGGRKLDENVSDILGELVTEAHAEAMEDSSLGGGLDENDSAIVRLANQIIADAYRQNASDIHIEPYGEKRETLVRFRVDGECFEYMKIPQSYRRAIVSRLKIMASLDIAERRKPQDGKIKFKLSESKEIELRVATLPTAGYNEDVVMRILAASEPLPLDKMGFSERNLTVLKEISERPYGIILCVGPTGSGKTTTLHSVLGNINTPDIKIWTAEDPVEITQYGLRQVQVQPKIGLTFAAAMRAFLRADPDVIMVGEMRDKETAETGIEASLTGHLVLSTLHTNSAVETVTRLLDMGCDPFSFADAMLGVLAQRLARRVCKECKEQYIGTKEEYDEIRLGYGPEYWDKLDIKQDNTFRLSRGKGCETCNRSGFKGRVALHELLLGTDEMKRMVQTKARTEDMLKTALQEGMTTLVQDGIHKVLQGHTTYKEVKAVAIK; this is translated from the coding sequence ATGCAAGCCAAGCCCATAACTCCCAACGTCCAAGAATTACAACAAAAGGTTGAGCATGCAGAGCATGTCAAACGCATTACCACGCAAATTCATGCAGCCAACAATCTCGATCAAATCCTTCTGGACCTGCACAAAGATATCCTCAGTTTGTTCGACGCAGAAGATTTAACTCTCTTCGCATTCGACACCGACAAAAAGGAGATTTTTTCAAAGGTTCCCCACATTGACGGCGTCGAAGAAGTCCGAATTCCCATTACCGAACAAAGCCTGCCGGGGTTCTGCGCCAAGTACCTCCGCCCAGTCAACATCGCCGATGCGTACAACATGGCTGAGCTCAAGGCCACTCACCCCGCTCTCGTTCATGATACCTCCTACGACAAACGGACCGGGTTCAAGACCAAACAGGTGCTGACGTACCCGATCGTCGCCGACAATAAATATCTGATGGGAGTGCTTCAACTCCTCAACAAGAAGAGCGGGAGTCGGTTTACCCGAAAAGATGAAGAAGCGGTCGATGAAATTGCGAAGGCGCTCGGAATTGCATTCTTCAACCTTCGAAAGATCTCAAAGAAAACTCCTACGAAATTCGACCTCCTGGTCAGTAATAGCCGGATCACACAAAATGAGCTCGACCAGGCTATCGCCGACTCTCGAAAGGGCATGAACGACCTTGAGAGTATTCTCATTGAAAAATACAAAGTCCCCAAGATCGATATCGGTAAATCGCTGGCCCAGTTTTATAAGTGCCCCTATATCGAATACAGCGAGCGAACGATCGTCGATGTGGAGCTTTTGAAAAATCTGAACATCGACTATCTGAAGAAAAACCATTGGATGCCGCTGAAGCGCGATCGTACGGCCATCGAAATTCTGACCGACGATCCAGGTGATCTTGACCGTGTTCAGGATATCAAACGCACATTCCCCGGTCTGAACATCCGCTTCGCCGTGAGCCTCCGCCGAGATATCTCGCAGTTTCTCGGCTCCGCGACCGGACAGGGAGGGGATGGCGGAGGACGCAAGCTCGATGAGAACGTATCCGACATTCTCGGAGAGCTGGTCACCGAGGCGCATGCCGAGGCAATGGAAGACTCCAGTTTGGGTGGAGGGCTGGACGAAAACGACAGCGCCATCGTCCGGCTGGCCAACCAAATCATTGCCGATGCCTATCGCCAAAATGCCTCGGACATTCACATCGAGCCCTACGGAGAAAAACGCGAAACGCTCGTGCGGTTCCGAGTTGACGGTGAATGCTTCGAGTACATGAAGATCCCGCAGAGCTATCGCCGTGCGATTGTGTCTCGGCTTAAGATCATGGCTAGTTTGGATATCGCCGAGCGCCGGAAACCTCAGGATGGCAAAATCAAGTTCAAGCTCTCGGAGTCGAAAGAAATTGAGCTTCGTGTCGCGACGCTCCCCACCGCCGGGTACAACGAAGACGTGGTGATGCGTATCCTTGCAGCAAGCGAACCCCTGCCGCTCGATAAAATGGGATTCTCCGAACGCAACCTCACAGTGTTGAAGGAAATTTCAGAAAGGCCATACGGCATCATTCTCTGTGTCGGTCCCACTGGCTCAGGAAAAACGACGACGCTCCATTCGGTGTTGGGCAACATCAATACTCCGGATATCAAGATATGGACGGCCGAGGATCCCGTCGAAATTACTCAATATGGCCTTCGCCAGGTACAAGTCCAGCCGAAGATCGGGCTGACCTTCGCTGCAGCCATGCGTGCATTTCTCCGAGCAGATCCCGACGTCATTATGGTGGGAGAAATGCGGGATAAGGAAACCGCTGAGACTGGCATTGAAGCATCGCTGACTGGTCACCTTGTCCTCAGCACACTCCACACCAACAGCGCGGTCGAAACAGTCACCCGTCTGCTCGACATGGGCTGCGATCCGTTCAGTTTTGCCGACGCCATGCTGGGTGTCCTCGCGCAACGACTGGCTCGCAGGGTCTGCAAAGAATGTAAGGAACAGTACATCGGAACCAAAGAGGAGTATGATGAAATCCGATTAGGCTACGGCCCTGAGTATTGGGACAAGCTCGACATCAAGCAAGACAATACATTCCGGCTTTCGCGCGGAAAGGGCTGCGAGACGTGCAATCGCTCCGGCTTCAAGGGGCGAGTCGCCCTCCACGAGCTGCTCCTTGGCACGGATGAAATGAAACGTATGGTGCAAACGAAAGCACGCACCGAGGATATGCTGAAAACCGCGCTCCAGGAAGGCATGACGACGCTCGTTCAAGACGGAATCCACAAGGTCTTGCAAGGTCACACCACCTACAAAGAAGTCAAAGCGGTGGCGATTAAGTAG
- a CDS encoding type II toxin-antitoxin system death-on-curing family toxin has product MAAALRFHIAQHHRFVDGNKRAAVLSALAFLSVNGIEELPDQKELEIMTLQVAAGELVKDMLTKWIRKNLDKK; this is encoded by the coding sequence ATGGCTGCTGCATTGAGGTTCCACATCGCCCAGCATCATCGGTTTGTTGATGGGAATAAGCGCGCAGCGGTTCTGTCTGCTCTTGCTTTTCTTAGCGTGAATGGGATTGAGGAGCTTCCTGATCAAAAAGAGCTGGAGATAATGACCCTTCAGGTTGCAGCCGGCGAGCTGGTCAAAGATATGCTGACCAAGTGGATTCGAAAGAACCTGGACAAAAAGTAA